Proteins encoded together in one Rhodothermales bacterium window:
- a CDS encoding DUF302 domain-containing protein, which translates to MSYFTSKTVALSMNAAVERVTDELKQEGFGILTDIDIQATLKKKLDVDFRPYRILGACHPPSAHQALLAESHIGLMLPCNVIVQETAPGQIEVAAVDPVASMQAIENTSLQGIAEDVRRRLKAAIDRL; encoded by the coding sequence ATGTCCTATTTTACCTCCAAAACGGTCGCTTTGTCGATGAACGCCGCGGTCGAGCGCGTCACCGACGAGCTGAAACAAGAAGGCTTTGGTATTTTGACGGATATCGATATCCAGGCCACCCTGAAAAAGAAGTTGGATGTCGACTTTCGGCCCTACCGTATCCTCGGCGCGTGCCATCCGCCATCGGCCCACCAGGCGCTGCTGGCGGAGTCGCACATCGGGCTGATGTTGCCCTGCAATGTGATCGTGCAAGAGACGGCCCCCGGCCAGATCGAAGTGGCGGCGGTCGATCCCGTCGCATCGATGCAGGCGATCGAAAATACGTCGCTTCAGGGTATAGCTGAAGACGTGCGTCGCCGGCTGAAGGCCGCCATCGACCGGCTCTAG